The region gtttttgtttgttttgtttacctacatgtacgtgTGCAAAAATTTGGTGAATATAAACTCCATAATTATGTTAACACTGTTAACAACAGAATTCATGTATGAGTTAGACTATCCAAACAACATtcaaatactgaaataataGTTTCTGTATGTTAATTCTTATAATTCAAGATCTTcagaataacaataataaaaataaacttatGGTCCCAAGGAGTAAATACAGTCATGAATGAAATGATACAAACATGTTAGTCAAGAAAGTGAAGTATATCAAAAGCACACTTAGTTAAAAAGATTTGGCAATTAAAACTTTTTGAACACAAACAGGAAACTAGTTCACAAATGtattgattgaaatcaaatgGAAACTACAAATGGCAAGAATCATGTTTCGAAATAAAAGCTCTGAGGGAAAAGTTTTGATGACTATTtctctgattttttaaaaatatctacCTGTACACACATGTATATCTGTGAAGCTGACAatgacactgaaaatgtcatattttgaaattgttttttaagAATCATTCTCCCAAGTAAAAATTATGAAGCAATATTTAATctagttttttcttttttttaaaagaccAAATATTACTGTAAAACAACTTGTTGAGTCCTATGACTTCATAATCCCTAATACACAAGAATGAATAAAGGGAcattcgaggggggggggggcatattcTGTCATTTTAATCCCCTCCtttggatggatttccatagcaatgaatacatttgtaaactaatcttctttttttcatattaaacaATATCCCTGAAGGTTCAGTCACCTTGATGTCAAAGGTCAGAAGGTCAAGCAGAGGTCATGAGTTGAGCTTGAGTTCTGGTTGAGTTTCCCCATAGCAGTGCTTGGCATCTGGGTCTCTGTATGTGTTCTCATGCTGGACACTCTGAAAGATTGAGAGGTGTTAAGATCATGAATCAAAACACAAAAGTCTTGTCCTATATACTCTAAAAAATAACAGTCTCAATTATTGAAAACTAGAGATATAACAATGTGCCATCAAGAGAGtgcaaaattatggaaagccataGATACACGGTGTATAACGATTTGTTATTACAAGAGTGGAAGATTATGAGAAGCCCGAGATACAGGGTGTACAACACTTTCTCATTGGCAGAAtgcaaaattatggaaagccagagATACATTATCATTAAGCGTTAGTGCATCTTTGTAAACTAATAATCAAGCTACTTTGTCAAAATGATGAAAGTGTAAATGACATGCACATCATTTATCAAGATAAATATGTCAGTCTTGTCAGATGATTAAATTCTGATTTTCCTAGACTGATCACAGCTTGTCATTAAGAAAGTCCCTTTGTAAATGAATGGGTCAAGCTGATTTGTGCAAATTATGAAACATTAGTATTTATCATTTCTTTAGCACTGTGCTCAGACAGTGGCAATTTCAACATATTTATTTCTGCCTTTCATACTATTGAGATCGAATGAAGATGAGCAGAGCCTCAGTATTTCTCTGATTTTCTAAGTTTGACTGTATTTCAAATCTTTTGCAAAAAATAATAGCTTGTACGGTAGCTTCacattacatgtacctgtatctctttcattttcaataaaacatataaatgaGACACCCATTTCACATGACATGGGAAAACTGTAATGATCAATGTCAAAATTGAAACGATTCCGAATGCATTTGTAAATAAAGCTTTCTACAGGCACGTAAATATCTGTTTTAGGGGTACTAATATACTACCAAATAAAGTTCTCAAAAGTATtaattagtatttttttattacaaaagtgGTCTACAAACCTGGAATAAATTACAAACTTGCAATGATCAATAGAATttacagttgtatgcacattcAGTTCAACACACCCACAATTACTTTATCAGAATAATTGCATGAAATCTGCAACTGGTTTTGATACTAAGTGTATTGGGTCAAGGATTatagacaaaaacaaaatgagggtTTGTCAGTCagtaattctttcattttttaaaatgacaatCTCCTTATTAACTTACCTGAGATGAGGTACGACATTTTGTTAGGCAGAGCTCAAAATGATCAGCTACTGACTGAAATAATAACCGGAATGTGTGACTGGCCTTCCCCAACATGTCCTGTAAAACATGTTCCTGTtcagagaaaaagagagattgagagaaagagggagagatccAGATGGACAGTTAGAAAATGCAAGAAAACAGAGAGAGGTTCTTTGTTTATAATACAAGCTATCTTTCTGGAGATCCGGAAATCATGTCTATATGTACCTgtgcatataattatcattgtcTCTTTCTGTCATAATAGATAATAAACTAAGTTAGAAAGATTAATTGTGGTTGAAATATCTAATCAGAGTGACCATGCCCTCTACCAATAATGGATACCGGTACAAATGCTGGATATCTTAAGTTCAAGTTTACTCTAACCTAAGCTTCCTTGATATACATTTTTTGTGCAACTAATAAACACACACAAAGAAATTATCCAAAGTTGAAATATTAATTGAATTCTACCATCACATTTACAGCTTGCAATGTTGGCATCATATCATTTGAATTACATCATATTGCTATTTTCCGTTTTTTCTTGCACAACTCTTGCCctacttttcaaaaataatttaattgatGCAGTCTCTATTGCCTCTCCAACAATTTTCTGgctttgtacacaaaatgttgcaaagCTTTGATGCACATGGTCTggggaaaatttcatcaacagcACACATGCCAACCTCTTGACAGAGTTTCCTtgcaaaattcatattttcattggaaaaatgcaaaatacaaacatgtatgtatgcaatgaaggggggaggggggggggtaataaaaCACATTGGTCAATTTAGAAGTCCATTCAATCCTAAAAACAAGCATAGATTGAAATCAGTAGGAGAGTATTACCTTTTCTGGATGCATACAACACGAAACACAACGCTCATAATTAACACAGCATCCATTCTTTGAGCACCCGTTACAGTTGTGTATTGAGCTGGATTTAGCCTCAGGGTTACAGCAACCATTAGCTAGCAAATCTTTCCATGAACAAACATATCctgtgaccaaaaaaaaagaagagaaaacatTACACTACTTGGGTTATAATCAATGTATTCGTATAACTACTTGTATTGGTACATGTAGATTGCATGAGTTAAAATGAGCTGGATTGAGcttctggggtggtattctgaaaacgttcttatctttgttcttatctcaatgagataagaagacgctaaaatcattgcaaatcggtattctgaaatcTTCTTAACacgttcttatctctgtaaggactgcccccttcttatctccaacacgcccatttttaagattttaccaatcaaaatgcgctttatattggcagtttaaccaataagagcgttccttatgtgaagagaatatcatgtGCGCTGCGCGTTCACTctttctggcgcattgcgcgaaataggcattttatacgcaatgactcatttcattatttcgagacgtccacgtgcacaaaaaaagaaagaaaagtaaataaagcaggtacgaataaagaacaaaatatgaagaaagtaagtaggtatgaaagtaagaagacagaaaagggtcagaatgaggcagaaaaaaagatgaaagggacaaagcagaaataatgaaaaaataaagagaaaacgaaaaaaaagcaagcaaaaagaacttaaaaattaaaaaagaaagaaaatggaatgaataaaagaaggaaagaaagaaagaaagaaagaaagagaaagaaagaaaacgaaaagggaaaatataaagttgggaaaagaaaacgaaaaaaaatcaatggaaagaataaagaaaacagttaatagaagaaagacagagagaaggaagaaagtaaagaaaaagaataaataacgaacgaaaaaaaatgagcaaaataaagaaaaaaaagaaagtaaaaaaagacacaaaagttttagaaagcataaataaaaaaaaaataagaaagaaaaagtcagaattattaaagggaaggaagaaaaagggggaaaaataaaatgaatgattaaataaaggaaaagcatgtataaaaacgaaagaatggaagaaaaataaggaagaaaaataaaaagattataaacaagtgaaggaagaaagaaagaaaaggaaggggaaacgGGGGAAAAGTAGACAAAATACTCattatagaaagaaaagaaagggataaaacgaaaagggaaaataaaaaaggaagaaagatgaagtataaatgaaacaaagcaaaagaaaaaaaaagaaattaaaagattcaaacagaacaaaagaaaatatataaatgaagaatgaaagaaaggaagaaagacagacagatagaaaggaagaaaaaaggaaaagaaagaaggggtagaaaaaagagacaggaaaaataaagggtgaatgaaagaaatggtgggaggaatacttgtgggtatttgttactactagaggccatcgattttgagcaagaaaaaacgcggacatcgtgagatgtgataaccttatagctatcttaaatattatcttaaatatcgtgaaagacaagtggaatgcctctggccgtctcacctgcatcacgcggttcaatatagcagcagtgctgactttgaatactactctaactcgcacaagatgttcagtgatacatggttactcttatgtccactttttatgaactagaccaataaacttatagagatatgatggttattcaacaaaaaaccccaacatggccaaagttcattgaccttacatgacctttgaccttgatcatgtgacctgaaactcgaacaggatgttcagtgatacttgattactcttatgtacaagtttcatgaatcagatccataaactttcaaagttatgatggtaattcaacagatacacccaattcagccaaagttcattgacctttgaccttggtcatgtgacctgaaacgcgcacaggatgttcagtgatacttgattactctaatgtccaagtttaatgaactagaccaataaactttcaaagttatgatagtaattcaacaaataccccgattcggccaaagttcattgaccctaaatgacctttgaccttggtcatgtgacgtgaaactcatgtaggatgttcagtgatacttgattaaccttatgtccaagtttcatgaactaggtccatatattttctaagttatgatgacatttcaaaaacttaacctcaggttaagatttcgatgttgattcctccaacatggtctaagttcattgaccctaaatgacctttgaccttggtcatgtgacatgaaactcaaataggatgttcagtaatacttgattaaccttatggccaagttttattaactaggtccatatac is a window of Lytechinus variegatus isolate NC3 chromosome 2, Lvar_3.0, whole genome shotgun sequence DNA encoding:
- the LOC121409069 gene encoding SREBP regulating gene protein-like, giving the protein MFPFRFLRRRWVLAVIFLLSFTYYLYETLNQVPLTISDQFQDVVPTPQQIALRTRTSEKLKFNLTSCRNSRQGKIFVVDEKGYVCSWKDLLANGCCNPEAKSSSIHNCNGCSKNGCCVNYERCVSCCMHPEKEHVLQDMLGKASHTFRLLFQSVADHFELCLTKCRTSSQSVQHENTYRDPDAKHCYGETQPELKLNS